A single region of the Brassica rapa cultivar Chiifu-401-42 chromosome A03, CAAS_Brap_v3.01, whole genome shotgun sequence genome encodes:
- the LOC103861469 gene encoding E3 ubiquitin-protein ligase APD2-like, with protein MFLIFLILKSLNDCDTEDDDMESLPLVAGQEVVTIWTPLVYEPSGVTGNKDFATASFSSAEDVDYSTLCVICFEERRNCFFVPCGHSATCKGCALRIMSEENKVCPICRRVIRKSKRLPLNL; from the coding sequence ATGTTccttatatttttgatattgaAATCTCTGAACGATTGTGACACGGAAGATGATGACATGGAGAGTTTACCATTGGTAGCAGGACAAGAAGTAGTCACCATCTGGACGCCGTTGGTCTACGAGCCGTCGGGGGTAACGGGGAACAAAGATTTTGCAACGGCGTCGTTTAGCTCCGCGGAGGATGTGGACTACTCGACATTGTGTGTAATATGTTTCGAGGAACGGAGAAACTGTTTTTTCGTACCGTGCGGTCACTCTGCCACTTGTAAGGGATGTGCGCTGAGGATCATGTCGGAAGAAAATAAGGTGTGTCCGATTTGCCGGAGGGTAATACGCAAATCTAAGAGATTACCGCTGAATCTTTGA